AAGAAAGAAGGTCATTTATGCCCCTTTTATTCTTATAAAACCCCAATGCTCCACAGGAGCATTGGGTCCCCCTGACAATTTGTGTTGCAGGTGCGTGTATTTTCTTTGCTGTTGAGAAAATATTCGCCATGCTCCTGTCTGAATCGCCTTATAGTCCTTTAGAATCCCCATGTCTTTATCACTTATTTCATATCAAAAAAATTACCTTACTCGAAAGATCGAATGGCACATCAAAGTAAACTCCATCAAAGAATCAAAAATAGTAAAAAGATAAAACAAAGAAAAAAAATTACTTTCCTTCTTCCCCTTCTTCTTTAGGCTTCTCTGTTTTCTCTTCGCTTTCGCCTTCAGCGGAATCATAACCTTGTAAGAATCCTTCTTCTCCAGGAGTGATCTCATCGTTATCAACATCCTCATCAAAGTTCTGTTGATCTTTATCTCCCGCGTCCTCTTCTAAAAAGCTGTCGTCATCTTCGCCTGCCATACAGACACCTCCTAATGAGTATTTATACTATTTTCGAAAATATATAGAGATACGACTGATTTATATAGTTTGTTATATTGAAAAAATTACTGCCTTACGGAGAATTTCGCATGAACATTTCGCTGTTGTTCAGGAGTCATTGAAGGCATTGGACAGGCAACGTACAGCGCGCCGCTCGCATATTGTGTCCTTGCATATTGTGTGTTTGTATCATGCAAAGTGTATGTTGTTGTAATAAGTGCGTACTGCACTCCATGCCTCCCCACGATAACAACCTCGTCAGAAGCAGCAACATCCATGATTGCTTCTTTGTCATCAAAACACGCATGATGATAGGTATGCTGCGCCTTATATGCCAATGCCTTAATTATTTTCTGCCGGTCAAAACCAAAAAGCCCGCAAAATAATGCTCTGCTGAGCTGTCCTAACGCGCCGTGTATGATTGTGGCGGAAGGAAACCTGCCATTATGCGCATGATGTCGCTCTAAAAAGTGTGATCCCTCTCGTGTCATTCTTGCTTTGATTTGTTTATCGTTGTAAAAAATGTCATCAAGCGCATATTGTTCTTTGCAGATGATAGGAGTAAAAAGCGTGGGCAGCGAATACCCATCTGTACCGCCATTGCTGGCAGCATCAAAAACCATTGTGCCTGAAAAAGCATTTTTGTTTTCCATTGGCGCGGTAATTTCATAGCGTAATGAGAAACAGGTTTGACTTTCTTTCTCCATAGTGACGCGAAAGTTAATAGAATGCGGCTCCTGAATATATTGCGAATATTTCTGCTGTGACCGCAGCAGCCGTGTGGATAGTAATTTTCGTCCATTCTTTTCTAATACCGCGGCAATCAACTCTGCGCAGAGATACGGGACAAGAAATTGAACATTCATGGCAGATAAATGAAAACCCTCGCTGCTGTTTGCCAATGCGGAATACTCAAAATGAAGTGTCGCACTGAGCTGTGGTTTGCCTTCAAAAGAAAAATGAAGATCACGAAAACAGCAGATATCTTCCAGATATCCGCCTCCCAAATATGTTCTTTCCGGTTTGCAGCCAAGTACATCTTCTAAATTTATTTTTTCCATACGCAACACGTTAAAAGCACTCTTTATCAAAATTTACTTTTTCTTGCGACCAATACGCGACATCTGTTTTTATCACGCAAGCTTCCCACTTTTTTCCGTACGCCGCGCTAAATCCATTGTGACCGCCGTCAGGGAGAATCGTTCCTTTAATCATTGGATTCGCTCCTGCCGCCAGCATAAAATCATAAAAGTGCGCGGGCGCGACGACTGGATCGTCCGCCGCGTGGACGAGAAATACAGGTACTTCAATGTGATCCGCGATGAGAGCCGCATTGCTCTGCGCAAGATATTCTCTTGTTGTTTCTGGAAGCCTGTCTGGTAAAATTTTTCCAGAAATGTATGGGGCGTATAATTCCTCAAGATATTCTGTGTTGTTGTATCTTGTTGTTTGTAAATAGAATTCACATGTGCTGTCAAATGAGAGATTTTGATACTGCGATATTTTTTGCGCTTCGATAAATTGCGGAGGCAATAAACTATGCAAGCCGATGGAGGCGTTTATTGTTGACCAATTCCAATAACGCGTGCCGCATAATCCCTCTTTTGTCAATGATCGCAGCGCCGCCGCAGGCACATCCAGCAAGTCTGTTACGCCTGAAAAAACAAGCGCGGAATCTATACTTTCTTTTCCCCTAAATGCCGCGTGAAGCACGCCTGCCCCGCCCATACTGACTCCAAACAAATGAATTGAAGTCGCTCCTTGTTTTTTTATCTGCTTCGCGATTTCTGTGAGAATATATCCTTCTTCAATGCCGCCTAATCCAGGCTGACCATTCTTCGCGACAAAAGCGCCGCTTGTCGAATGATCTATTATTATATGATTAAAATCCAGAAGATACTCCCCTATTGAGAGATAATTTCTCACCGCGTGCGCTTCTTTGTCTGACAAAAAGCCATGCGTAGAAATAATGTACGGTCCATTCGGATCTACTATTTTCACTAACGCTCCGACATGAACATTATGAGAGAGCGAAAACTCTATTTCCTCATATCCTTGCTTTTGCTTTTCTGAAACTCGCATAGGGTTTGCCAGAGTTGTGGATAGCGGTCCTGATTTGGTTATCATCGGAACATCTCTATCCACTGAATAAATAATTTCCGCTAACGTTGCCTGATTTCTCTGCTCCAGTGGTCTGTTCTCTTCAGGTATTGCAGCAGAGCATTCAGTACTGAAGGCGCAAATACCAATCAATCCCGTGAGCGAAATCGCTGTTTTTGCTTTTTTCATCTACAAAACTCCATTCCAGCTTTCACCTTGAGCAGGGATTTCTTTTTGCTTCCTCATTGCCACAATCTCTGTTTCCGTGATGTACGCGTCAAGCGTTTTTCCTTCTAACTCATTAGGATGAGTAACGCCAAGCAAAGAGCAGGATTGCGCCAAAGTGGA
The sequence above is drawn from the Candidatus Woesearchaeota archaeon genome and encodes:
- a CDS encoding alpha/beta hydrolase is translated as MKKAKTAISLTGLIGICAFSTECSAAIPEENRPLEQRNQATLAEIIYSVDRDVPMITKSGPLSTTLANPMRVSEKQKQGYEEIEFSLSHNVHVGALVKIVDPNGPYIISTHGFLSDKEAHAVRNYLSIGEYLLDFNHIIIDHSTSGAFVAKNGQPGLGGIEEGYILTEIAKQIKKQGATSIHLFGVSMGGAGVLHAAFRGKESIDSALVFSGVTDLLDVPAAALRSLTKEGLCGTRYWNWSTINASIGLHSLLPPQFIEAQKISQYQNLSFDSTCEFYLQTTRYNNTEYLEELYAPYISGKILPDRLPETTREYLAQSNAALIADHIEVPVFLVHAADDPVVAPAHFYDFMLAAGANPMIKGTILPDGGHNGFSAAYGKKWEACVIKTDVAYWSQEKVNFDKECF